From one Anopheles bellator chromosome 1, idAnoBellAS_SP24_06.2, whole genome shotgun sequence genomic stretch:
- the LOC131215240 gene encoding carbohydrate sulfotransferase 11-like, with the protein MTTLHWSYRVRSQLRRITLATLIVGALMYTVILHSNGRCQTKSPAEINQDRLLHLREVCERTNNGNISRIETSFYIHIKNESLLYCLVFKSGTTSLFYNINRWAGYSEDQILDQRTDNFMLARVHYPWESPGVLLTSMKNSLSFLVVREPFERLISAYEERLLGQLHPYFKNLSHQIYKLYHDDGIEDGIPSFQDFARYVVYQFRNKKDSDLHWRPINELCTPCLARYDFILKLETFAQDLAYFANETHLQGKMKRVQMNHARRDPIDRLVRKYFSQLTKQQLVDLLEIYRIDFELFGYPFDRYFQYAQP; encoded by the exons ATGACAACGTTACACTGGTCGTACCGTGTTCGATCGCAACTTCGTAGAATAACGCTAGCCACACTGATCGTCGGTGCGCTGATGTACACTGTAATACTGCATTCGAACGGTCGGTGTCAAACTAAATCGCCAGCAGAGATAAACCAGGACCGGCTTCTGCATCTTCGCGAAGTATGCGAACGGACCAATAACGGAAACA TATCTCGGATCGAAACCTCTTTCTACATCCACATAAAGAACGAGAGCCTGCTGTACTGCTTAGTGTTCAAATCGGGCACCACCAGCTTGTTTTACAACATAAACCGATGGGCCGGATACAGCGAGGACCAGATACTGGACCAGCGGACGGACAACTTCATGCTGGCGCGGGTACACTACCCCTGGGAGAGCCCGGGCGTGTTGCTGACCAGCATGAAGAACTCGCTGTCATTCCTTGTGGTGCGCGAACCGTTCGAGCGCTTGATCAGCGCCTACGAGGAGCGGCTTTTGGGGCAGCTTCATCCGTACTTCAAAAATCTGTCGCACCAAATCTACAAATTGtaccacgacgacggcatcgAAGACGGGATACCGTCGTTCCAGGACTTTGCCCGGTACGTGGTGTACCAGTTCCGGAATAAGAAAGACTCTGACCTCCACTGGCGACCGATCAACGAGCTGTGCACCCCGTGTCTGGCGCGTTACGACTTCATCCTGAAACTAGAGACCTTCGCCCAAGACTTGGCGTACTTTGCGAACGAAACCCACCTACAGGGCAAAATGAAACGCGTTCAGATGAACCACGCGCGCCGCGACCCTATCGATCGGTTggtgagaaaatatttttcccaaCTAACCAAACAGCAACTGGTGGACCTGTTGGAAATATACCGGATAGACTTCGAGCTGTTTGGGTACCCGTTCGACCGCTACTTTCAGTACGCGCAACCGTAG